From bacterium, a single genomic window includes:
- a CDS encoding T9SS type A sorting domain-containing protein, translating into AKISAGLHKLKFFIVHGGFNINFIRLKITDSVLNESDFKAVNSNVYLGLCYPNPFSTCVKIPVFIAKPEDYSLKIYSINGEIVKEFSEIATEQTGLKLIQWDGTDKNSIAVSSGVYIYTIIASGHNKSMRMVLQR; encoded by the coding sequence GCAAAAATCTCTGCAGGTTTGCATAAACTGAAATTTTTTATAGTTCACGGTGGATTTAATATAAACTTTATAAGGCTTAAAATAACAGATTCTGTTCTTAATGAATCAGATTTTAAAGCTGTTAATAGTAATGTCTATTTAGGGTTGTGTTATCCCAACCCATTCAGCACTTGTGTTAAAATTCCTGTTTTTATTGCAAAACCTGAAGATTATTCTCTTAAAATATATTCTATAAACGGGGAGATAGTAAAAGAGTTTTCTGAAATTGCAACTGAGCAAACAGGTCTTAAGCTGATTCAATGGGATGGCACTGATAAAAACAGTATTGCAGTAAGTTCGGGAGTATACATTTATACGATTATTGCTTCAGGTCATAATAAATCGATGCGCATGGTACTGCAAAGGTAG